Proteins from a single region of Verrucosispora sp. NA02020:
- a CDS encoding ABC transporter substrate-binding protein: MTPFRSATATALASTLLASMLAGCQFGGEARDTSPIVIAADLELSGAAAGVGKAYRQALELKVEQLNASGALNGRSIDLRVKDNRSDASESLRNIADFSNDSAVSAIIMGGCNECAVGAVRTINEKQIPTIALAAAGAITSPVAERRYVFKLAPNAADSADALTVELRRRSIDTIGILHTEDTYGREGVTALQREFDNAGIQVVAQASVRATDTEVDGQASTLAAANPEGIIIWTSPEQAMLAAAAVKRANFSGALYLDAAAAGDLFLGSASRAVERATLVFTQTMVIDDVIATTPAKAARRQWFQDYTARFGGYHGSSSFAADAVQLIADAELRSGGPAGQVDRDGLRDVLETSQLDGLSGPIRMTPDNHSGLMPQALTTLVARNGRWRLAG; this comes from the coding sequence TTGACCCCCTTCCGCTCCGCGACCGCCACGGCGCTCGCATCCACCCTGCTGGCCTCCATGCTCGCCGGCTGCCAGTTCGGCGGAGAGGCGAGGGACACGAGCCCGATCGTCATCGCCGCCGACCTGGAGCTCTCCGGAGCAGCGGCCGGGGTCGGCAAGGCGTACCGGCAGGCACTGGAACTCAAGGTCGAACAGTTGAACGCCTCGGGTGCGCTGAACGGCCGGTCGATCGATCTGCGGGTGAAGGACAATCGTTCCGACGCCAGTGAGTCGCTGCGAAACATCGCGGACTTCAGCAACGATTCGGCGGTCAGCGCCATCATCATGGGCGGCTGCAACGAATGCGCGGTCGGCGCGGTGCGCACCATCAACGAAAAGCAGATCCCGACCATCGCGCTCGCCGCGGCGGGCGCCATCACGAGTCCGGTCGCAGAACGACGGTACGTGTTCAAATTGGCACCGAACGCAGCCGACAGTGCCGACGCGCTCACCGTCGAACTGCGCCGCCGCAGCATCGACACGATCGGCATTCTGCACACCGAGGACACGTACGGCCGGGAGGGTGTCACCGCGCTGCAGCGCGAGTTCGACAACGCCGGCATCCAGGTGGTGGCCCAGGCCTCGGTCCGGGCCACGGACACCGAGGTGGACGGGCAGGCCAGCACGCTGGCCGCCGCCAACCCGGAGGGGATCATCATCTGGACCTCGCCGGAGCAGGCCATGCTCGCCGCCGCAGCGGTGAAGCGGGCCAACTTCTCCGGGGCGCTCTACCTCGACGCCGCCGCGGCCGGTGACCTCTTCCTCGGGTCGGCCTCGCGGGCGGTGGAGCGGGCGACCCTGGTGTTCACCCAGACCATGGTGATCGACGACGTCATCGCGACCACCCCGGCGAAGGCCGCCCGCCGCCAGTGGTTCCAGGACTACACCGCCCGCTTCGGCGGCTACCACGGCTCGTCCTCCTTCGCGGCGGACGCCGTCCAGCTCATCGCCGACGCCGAGCTGCGCTCCGGCGGCCCGGCCGGACAGGTCGACCGTGACGGCCTCCGCGACGTGCTGGAGACGTCCCAGTTGGACGGCCTGTCCGGACCGATCCGGATGACGCCGGACAACCACTCCGGGCTGATGCCGCAGGCGCTCACCACGCTGGTCGCCCGGAACGGCCGGTGGCGTCTGGCCGGCTGA
- a CDS encoding ABC transporter permease: MTDVRSRQPEATPAPEPAPAAPRGRRWRPGDLRDGATSALLPAAGLLIAFSVWWLVARLELVHPAALPPPGDVLTAFRMGQDRLLEHTVTTTGEILLGFLLSAVAGVLIGLSLAASRTVERMFTPLLVAVNAVPKITLGPLLVVALGWGQKPILTMVFLLCFFPIVLSTATGLTTTSAELAELVRSWNASRWQAFRKVRFPAALPQIFVGLKVAMPLAAIGAVIGEFQAGEGGLGFVIQQYAGIGDTATAWAAIILVALVSILLYTVLVLVERRSLPWVRETTSSR, from the coding sequence ATGACCGACGTCCGCTCACGGCAGCCGGAGGCGACGCCCGCCCCGGAGCCGGCCCCGGCCGCACCGCGTGGCCGGCGGTGGCGGCCGGGAGACCTGCGGGACGGCGCGACGTCCGCGCTGCTGCCAGCCGCCGGCCTGCTGATCGCCTTCAGTGTGTGGTGGCTGGTCGCCCGGCTGGAGCTGGTCCACCCGGCGGCCCTGCCGCCTCCCGGCGACGTGCTGACCGCGTTCCGCATGGGGCAGGACCGACTGCTCGAACACACCGTCACCACCACCGGCGAGATCCTGCTCGGCTTCCTGCTCTCGGCGGTGGCGGGTGTGCTGATCGGACTGTCGTTGGCCGCCTCGCGGACGGTCGAGCGGATGTTCACCCCGCTGCTGGTCGCCGTCAACGCGGTCCCGAAGATCACCCTGGGCCCGCTGCTGGTGGTGGCGCTCGGTTGGGGTCAGAAGCCCATCCTGACGATGGTCTTCCTGCTCTGCTTCTTCCCGATCGTGCTCTCCACCGCGACCGGCCTGACCACCACCTCGGCCGAGCTGGCCGAGCTGGTCCGGTCCTGGAACGCCTCCCGCTGGCAGGCGTTCCGTAAGGTCCGCTTCCCGGCCGCGCTGCCGCAGATCTTCGTCGGGCTCAAGGTCGCCATGCCGCTGGCCGCGATCGGCGCGGTGATCGGCGAGTTCCAGGCCGGTGAGGGTGGTCTCGGCTTCGTCATCCAGCAGTACGCGGGCATCGGTGACACCGCTACGGCGTGGGCGGCGATCATCCTCGTCGCCCTGGTCAGCATCCTGCTGTACACCGTGCTGGTGCTCGTCGAGCGTCGCAGCCTGCCCTGGGTGCGCGAGACCACCTCCAGCCGCTGA
- a CDS encoding ABC transporter substrate-binding protein — MRRLTRTVAAATMATALALVSACGSGSDDADDNVGSSMEQVTYLTSFGNFGRDAYAWVAKEKGFFKDAGFDVDIKPGQGTNAVIQTIVGGQAQFGPIDLTGGLLQLGNGQAKDFVAVAAIQQRTMAAIATVEGTGISTPKDLEGKKLADTPGSVVRNLFPTYARMAGIDYDKVTWVNGDAQTLMGTLASGSVDGIGQFVVGQPTIEAVTKKKAVLLPYSNVMQDLYGNVLITSKQVATEKPEMVKRFTAALLKGLEYALENPQEAAEILAKNVEAVVPAAAAAELQLMAGYVRSSNSGTALGTLDSGRVAKSIAILRGAGALKSDLSPDQIIDFNLAPKA; from the coding sequence ATGAGAAGGCTGACCCGTACGGTCGCCGCGGCCACGATGGCCACCGCGCTCGCCCTGGTCTCCGCGTGCGGCAGCGGCTCGGACGACGCTGACGACAACGTCGGCTCCTCGATGGAGCAGGTGACCTACCTCACCTCGTTCGGCAACTTCGGGCGTGACGCCTACGCCTGGGTGGCGAAGGAGAAGGGCTTCTTCAAGGACGCCGGCTTCGACGTGGACATCAAGCCCGGCCAGGGCACCAACGCCGTGATCCAGACGATCGTCGGCGGTCAGGCGCAGTTCGGCCCGATCGACCTGACCGGCGGTCTGCTCCAGCTCGGCAACGGCCAGGCCAAGGACTTCGTCGCGGTGGCGGCGATCCAGCAGCGCACGATGGCCGCCATCGCGACCGTCGAGGGCACCGGCATCAGCACGCCGAAGGACCTGGAGGGCAAGAAGCTCGCCGACACCCCCGGCTCGGTCGTCCGGAACCTCTTCCCGACGTACGCGCGGATGGCCGGCATCGACTACGACAAGGTGACCTGGGTCAACGGTGACGCCCAGACCCTGATGGGCACGCTGGCCTCCGGCTCGGTGGACGGCATCGGCCAGTTCGTCGTCGGTCAGCCCACCATCGAGGCGGTGACCAAGAAGAAGGCCGTCCTGCTGCCGTACAGCAACGTGATGCAGGACCTCTACGGCAACGTGCTGATCACCTCGAAGCAGGTCGCCACCGAGAAGCCGGAGATGGTCAAGCGGTTCACCGCGGCCCTGCTCAAGGGCCTGGAGTACGCCCTGGAGAACCCGCAGGAGGCCGCCGAGATCCTGGCCAAGAACGTCGAGGCCGTGGTGCCCGCCGCTGCCGCCGCCGAGCTGCAGCTGATGGCCGGGTACGTCCGGTCGAGCAACTCCGGTACCGCTCTGGGCACGCTGGACAGTGGCCGGGTGGCCAAGAGCATCGCGATCCTGCGCGGTGCCGGTGCGCTGAAGTCCGACCTCAGCCCGGACCAGATCATCGACTTCAACCTGGCCCCCAAGGCCTGA
- a CDS encoding ABC transporter ATP-binding protein gives MIRLSEVSRTFDGRSGRVEALRGINLDVADGEFVAILGRSGCGKSTLLRLIAGLIPVTSGEITVGGETVTKPRRDIAMLFQRPALLPWRTVLDNVLLPVEIFGWKRADYRDRARQLLDVAGLAGFEKRLPHELSGGMQQRVSLCRSLIGDPRVMLMDEPFSALDALTREELSGELQRVHMRSRATVVFVTHSIDEAVLLADRVIVLSPRPGRVRKIVDVAIPRPRTLGRHAHLAEVAQVSADLHELLMERDHPATAGTRR, from the coding sequence ATGATCCGCCTGTCCGAGGTTTCGCGCACCTTCGACGGCCGTAGTGGCCGCGTGGAGGCGCTGCGCGGCATCAACCTCGACGTGGCCGACGGCGAGTTCGTCGCCATCCTCGGTCGCTCCGGCTGCGGCAAGTCGACCCTGCTCCGGCTGATCGCCGGTCTGATCCCGGTCACCTCCGGCGAGATCACCGTGGGTGGCGAGACGGTCACCAAGCCGCGCCGCGACATCGCCATGCTGTTCCAGCGGCCGGCTCTGCTGCCGTGGCGCACCGTGCTGGACAACGTCCTGCTGCCGGTGGAGATCTTCGGCTGGAAGCGCGCCGACTACCGGGACCGTGCCCGGCAACTACTCGACGTGGCCGGGCTGGCCGGTTTCGAGAAGCGGCTGCCGCACGAGCTGTCCGGCGGCATGCAGCAGCGGGTGTCGCTCTGCCGGTCCCTGATCGGCGACCCCCGCGTGATGCTGATGGACGAGCCCTTCTCCGCGCTGGACGCGCTCACCCGGGAGGAACTGTCCGGGGAGTTGCAGCGGGTGCACATGCGCAGCCGGGCCACGGTCGTCTTCGTCACCCACTCCATCGACGAGGCGGTACTCCTGGCCGACCGGGTGATCGTGCTCAGTCCGCGCCCCGGCCGGGTCCGCAAGATCGTCGACGTGGCCATCCCCCGCCCCCGCACCCTAGGCCGCCACGCGCACCTGGCGGAGGTCGCCCAGGTCAGCGCCGACCTGCACGAGCTGCTCATGGAGCGGGACCACCCCGCGACCGCCGGTACGCGGCGGTGA
- a CDS encoding LLM class F420-dependent oxidoreductase — protein sequence MRVTVFTEPHRGASYDDQLRFARLAEDGGFEAFLRADHYQSMSDAPALPGPTDAWLTLAALARETSRIRLGTLVTSATFRLPGPLAVMVAQVDQMSGGRVELGIGAGWYAREHTSYGIPFPGTSERFDRLTEQLDVLTGLWRTPSGSTYSYSGDHYQLVDAPALPKPVQTPGPPIIIGGRGPKRTPDLAARFADEFNVPFTDVARTAESYERVREACDRVDRAGTGRAPLVLSAGIVVAIGRTDAQARRRAAPLHVTSALPPEEAVVGSPEQLVDRIGEFAAVGTARVHLRLVDLDDLDHLELIAAEVLPRLEGTR from the coding sequence ATGCGGGTCACTGTCTTCACCGAACCGCACCGGGGTGCCAGCTACGACGACCAGCTCCGCTTCGCCCGACTCGCCGAGGACGGCGGTTTCGAGGCATTCCTCCGCGCCGACCACTACCAGTCGATGAGTGACGCGCCGGCGCTGCCCGGCCCGACCGACGCCTGGCTGACGCTCGCCGCGCTCGCCCGGGAGACCAGCCGGATCCGGCTCGGCACCCTGGTCACCTCCGCGACCTTCCGGCTGCCCGGTCCGCTCGCGGTGATGGTGGCCCAGGTGGACCAGATGAGCGGCGGCCGGGTCGAGCTGGGCATCGGCGCCGGATGGTACGCCCGCGAGCACACCTCGTACGGCATCCCGTTCCCCGGCACCAGCGAACGCTTCGACCGGCTCACCGAGCAGCTCGACGTACTCACCGGACTGTGGCGGACCCCGTCGGGCAGCACGTACAGCTACAGCGGCGACCACTACCAGTTGGTGGACGCCCCGGCGCTGCCCAAGCCGGTGCAGACCCCGGGGCCGCCGATCATCATCGGCGGACGCGGTCCCAAGCGCACCCCGGACCTGGCGGCCCGCTTCGCCGACGAGTTCAACGTGCCCTTCACCGACGTCGCCCGGACCGCCGAGTCCTACGAGCGGGTACGCGAGGCGTGCGACCGGGTCGACCGCGCCGGCACCGGCCGGGCACCGCTGGTGCTCTCCGCCGGCATCGTGGTGGCGATCGGACGCACCGACGCCCAGGCCCGACGACGGGCGGCACCACTGCACGTGACCAGCGCCCTCCCACCCGAGGAGGCGGTGGTCGGCTCTCCGGAACAACTGGTCGACCGGATCGGCGAGTTCGCGGCCGTCGGCACCGCCCGCGTACACCTGCGGTTGGTCGACCTCGACGACCTGGACCACCTGGAGCTGATCGCGGCCGAGGTGCTGCCCCGACTGGAGGGAACCCGATGA
- a CDS encoding cupin — protein sequence MTETPLDLPTLGPVGQEVVFENDRVRVWHIRLEPGERQPLHRHDHPYLVVAVQGAKNVVQTIDGTTIDADEPTGGVVYRDPGAVHMLTNVGDTTYLARLVELK from the coding sequence ATGACCGAGACCCCCCTCGACCTGCCCACGCTCGGCCCGGTGGGCCAGGAGGTCGTCTTCGAGAACGACCGGGTCCGGGTCTGGCACATCCGGCTGGAGCCGGGCGAGCGGCAGCCGCTGCACCGGCACGACCACCCCTATCTGGTGGTGGCGGTGCAGGGTGCGAAGAACGTGGTGCAGACCATCGACGGCACCACGATCGACGCGGACGAGCCGACCGGCGGCGTGGTCTACCGCGACCCGGGCGCGGTGCACATGCTGACCAACGTCGGGGACACGACATACCTGGCTCGCCTGGTCGAGCTCAAGTAG
- the thiC gene encoding phosphomethylpyrimidine synthase ThiC, with protein MQARRKVYVEGSRPDVRVPFAEVELTGDNPPVRLYDTAGPGSDPEVGLPPLRGPWIAERGDVAPVRGAGTPLGGADGNRPTQLAYARAGVVTPEMEFVAIREGMAPEFVRDEIAAGRAVLPLNINHPECEPAIIGKAFLVKVNANIGTSAVTSSVAEEVEKLTWATRWGADTVMDLSTGKRIHETRESIVRNSPVPIGTVPIYQALEKVGGDPVKLTWEVFRETVIEQAEQGVDYMTVHAGVLLPYVPLAVDRVTGIVSRGGSIMAAWCLAHHEENFLYTNFRELCEILARYDVTFSLGDGLRPGSIADANDEAQFAELRTLGELTRIAWEYDVQVMIEGPGHVPMHKIKENVDLQQEWCHEAPFYTLGPLTTDVAPAYDHITSAIGAAMIGMFGTAMLCYVTPKEHLGLPDRDDVKAGVIAYKIAAHAADLAKGHPGAQAWDDALSKARFEFRWEDQFNLSLDPETARSYHDATLPAEPAKTAHFCSMCGPKFCSMKISQDLKEYAARGMQDKSEEFLASGGRVYLPLA; from the coding sequence ATGCAGGCACGTCGCAAGGTCTATGTCGAGGGTTCGCGACCGGACGTCCGGGTGCCGTTCGCGGAGGTCGAGCTGACCGGGGACAACCCGCCGGTCCGGCTCTACGACACCGCCGGGCCGGGCTCGGACCCGGAGGTCGGTCTGCCGCCGTTGCGGGGACCGTGGATCGCCGAGCGGGGGGACGTCGCCCCGGTACGCGGTGCCGGAACCCCGTTGGGCGGGGCGGACGGCAACCGTCCCACGCAGCTCGCGTACGCGCGGGCCGGGGTCGTCACGCCCGAGATGGAGTTCGTGGCGATCCGGGAGGGGATGGCCCCGGAGTTCGTCCGGGACGAGATCGCTGCCGGTCGGGCGGTGCTGCCGCTGAACATCAACCACCCGGAGTGCGAGCCGGCGATCATCGGCAAGGCGTTCCTGGTCAAGGTCAACGCCAACATCGGCACCTCGGCGGTGACCTCCTCGGTGGCCGAGGAGGTCGAGAAGTTGACCTGGGCGACCCGGTGGGGCGCGGACACCGTGATGGACCTGTCCACCGGCAAGCGCATCCACGAGACCCGCGAGTCGATCGTGCGCAACTCGCCGGTGCCGATCGGTACGGTGCCGATCTATCAGGCGCTGGAGAAGGTCGGCGGCGACCCGGTGAAGCTGACCTGGGAGGTGTTCCGGGAGACCGTGATCGAGCAGGCCGAGCAGGGCGTGGACTACATGACGGTGCACGCCGGGGTGCTGCTGCCGTACGTGCCGCTGGCGGTCGACCGGGTGACCGGCATCGTGTCGCGGGGCGGATCGATCATGGCGGCCTGGTGCCTGGCGCACCACGAGGAGAACTTCCTCTACACGAACTTCCGGGAGCTGTGCGAGATCCTGGCCCGCTACGACGTGACGTTCTCGCTCGGCGACGGGTTGCGGCCGGGCTCGATCGCGGACGCCAACGACGAGGCCCAGTTCGCCGAGCTGCGGACGCTGGGCGAGCTGACCCGGATCGCCTGGGAGTACGACGTGCAGGTGATGATCGAGGGGCCGGGCCACGTGCCGATGCACAAGATCAAGGAGAACGTGGACCTCCAGCAGGAGTGGTGCCACGAGGCGCCGTTCTACACGCTCGGTCCACTGACCACCGACGTCGCGCCCGCGTACGACCACATCACCTCGGCCATCGGCGCGGCGATGATCGGCATGTTCGGCACCGCGATGCTCTGCTACGTCACGCCCAAGGAGCACCTGGGGCTGCCGGATCGTGACGACGTCAAGGCGGGGGTCATCGCGTACAAGATCGCGGCGCACGCGGCGGACCTGGCCAAGGGGCACCCGGGCGCGCAGGCCTGGGACGACGCGCTCTCCAAGGCGCGGTTCGAGTTCCGGTGGGAGGACCAGTTCAACCTCTCGCTCGACCCGGAGACGGCACGGTCGTACCACGACGCCACGCTGCCCGCCGAGCCGGCGAAGACCGCGCACTTCTGCTCGATGTGCGGGCCGAAGTTCTGCTCCATGAAGATCAGTCAGGACCTCAAGGAGTACGCCGCCCGGGGCATGCAGGACAAGTCCGAGGAGTTCCTCGCCTCCGGCGGGCGGGTGTACCTGCCGCTGGCCTGA
- the thiD gene encoding bifunctional hydroxymethylpyrimidine kinase/phosphomethylpyrimidine kinase, which translates to MTTPTTVLTVAGSDSGAGAGIQADLKVFAALGAYGTSVLTAVTAQNTRGVDAVLPLPPQMVSDQLDSVLSDFEVRAVKTGMLGTPAVAQAIAEAAAAGRLPQLVVDPVLVATSGHRLGVVEAVERLLPYARVATPNSAEAAALTGAPVTGVAEMTAAARALAAGGAEWVIVTGGDVDTGDEAVDVLHGPDGTTVLRAPRVPTRHTHGTGCSFSAATAVRLALGDPVPAAVAAAKEYVTRALAGARDWELGAGRGPMDHFGWSA; encoded by the coding sequence GTGACAACCCCGACCACCGTGCTCACCGTCGCCGGCTCGGACTCCGGTGCCGGTGCCGGCATCCAGGCCGACCTCAAGGTCTTCGCCGCGCTCGGTGCGTACGGCACGAGTGTGCTCACCGCAGTGACCGCGCAGAACACCCGGGGGGTGGACGCGGTCCTGCCGTTGCCGCCGCAGATGGTCAGCGACCAGTTGGACAGCGTGTTGTCCGACTTCGAGGTGCGCGCGGTCAAGACCGGGATGCTCGGTACGCCGGCGGTGGCGCAGGCGATCGCCGAGGCGGCGGCGGCCGGTCGGTTGCCGCAACTCGTGGTCGACCCGGTGCTGGTCGCCACCAGTGGACATCGTCTCGGCGTGGTGGAGGCGGTGGAGCGGCTGTTGCCGTACGCCCGGGTGGCGACGCCGAACAGCGCGGAGGCCGCCGCCCTCACCGGGGCGCCGGTGACCGGCGTGGCGGAGATGACGGCGGCGGCGCGGGCGCTGGCGGCGGGCGGAGCCGAGTGGGTGATCGTGACCGGCGGTGACGTGGACACCGGCGATGAGGCGGTGGACGTGCTGCACGGTCCGGACGGCACGACGGTGCTGCGGGCCCCACGGGTGCCGACCCGGCACACGCACGGCACCGGTTGTTCGTTCTCGGCGGCGACCGCCGTGCGGCTGGCACTGGGCGACCCGGTGCCGGCGGCGGTCGCCGCCGCCAAGGAGTACGTCACCCGCGCGCTGGCCGGTGCGCGGGACTGGGAGTTGGGCGCGGGACGCGGCCCGATGGACCACTTCGGCTGGTCCGCTTAG
- a CDS encoding thiazole synthase translates to MKGFELGGVRFGSRLVLGTGGAANLHVLEQAIRASGTELVTLALRRVDTVAVGSGGLLDLLDRCGVRLLPNTAGCYTAGEAVKVARLARDAFDTDWVKLEVIGDERTLLPDGVELLRAAEELVDDGFTVLPYTSDDPVLARRLADVGCAAVMPAGAPIGSGLGVNNPHHIRLIRQDVTVPVILDAGIGTASDAALAMELGCDAVLLASAVTRAEDPVAMATAMRYAIEAGRLAYGAGRIPRRFHALASTPDDGRPDL, encoded by the coding sequence ATGAAGGGCTTCGAGCTGGGCGGGGTCCGGTTCGGCTCCCGGCTGGTCCTGGGCACCGGCGGGGCCGCCAACCTGCACGTGCTGGAGCAGGCGATCCGTGCCTCCGGCACCGAGCTGGTCACGCTGGCCCTGCGCCGGGTGGACACCGTCGCGGTCGGCTCGGGCGGCCTGCTCGACCTGCTGGACCGCTGTGGCGTACGTCTGCTGCCGAACACGGCCGGCTGCTACACCGCAGGTGAGGCGGTGAAGGTGGCCCGGCTGGCCCGGGACGCGTTCGACACCGACTGGGTCAAACTGGAGGTGATCGGCGACGAGCGCACGCTGCTGCCCGACGGGGTGGAGCTGCTGCGCGCCGCCGAGGAACTGGTCGACGACGGGTTCACCGTGCTGCCGTACACGTCGGACGATCCGGTGCTGGCCCGGCGGCTGGCCGACGTGGGTTGCGCTGCGGTGATGCCGGCCGGCGCGCCGATCGGCTCCGGGCTGGGCGTCAACAACCCGCACCACATCCGGCTGATCCGTCAGGACGTGACGGTCCCGGTGATCCTCGACGCGGGCATCGGCACTGCCTCGGACGCGGCCCTGGCCATGGAGCTGGGCTGTGACGCGGTCCTGCTGGCCAGCGCCGTCACCCGGGCCGAGGACCCGGTCGCGATGGCCACCGCGATGCGGTACGCGATCGAGGCGGGCCGCCTCGCGTACGGCGCGGGACGTATTCCGCGTCGCTTCCACGCGCTCGCCTCCACGCCCGACGACGGTCGACCAGACCTGTGA
- the thiS gene encoding sulfur carrier protein ThiS — protein sequence MELTVNGVGRHVSDEVTVAELVRDVTPQPRGVAVAVNGEVVPRTDWPATVLRGGDRVEVLSAAQGG from the coding sequence ATGGAGTTGACGGTGAACGGTGTCGGACGCCATGTGTCGGACGAGGTCACGGTCGCCGAACTGGTCCGCGACGTGACCCCGCAACCGCGCGGCGTCGCGGTGGCGGTCAACGGCGAGGTGGTGCCGCGTACCGACTGGCCGGCGACGGTGCTGCGGGGCGGCGACCGGGTCGAGGTGCTCAGCGCCGCCCAGGGCGGGTGA
- the thiO gene encoding glycine oxidase ThiO → MLAGDPSSTAGVSRGPFLTPDVAVVGGGPIGLAIAWRCAARGLRVVVHDPAPGSGASHVAAGMLAPVAEAYFGEQELTALLTESAARWPAFAAELTEATGADIGYRTEGTLMVGLTADDLAEARRLWAYQQGLGLPVTPLRPSQLRDREPALAVRVRGGALAATDHQVDPRRLVPALRLAAERAGATVVPEPVRTPADVRARVTVIAAGCGAAALTGLPVRPVKGQVLRLRAPDGGPPGFRHVIRGYADGEHVYLVPRDDGEVVVGATVEERSDLAVGAGAVLRLLRAATDLLPELAEYDLVEAIAGLRPGTPDNAPILGPLPGRPDVLVATGHHRHGIVLTPVTADLITDLVTGATVDTIGRPFRPERFAADAGPGDRFGAFVADAGPGEGFGTSAAHVGPGDGLGASGDAIRPAQ, encoded by the coding sequence GTGTTAGCAGGGGACCCTTCCTCTACCGCAGGCGTTAGTAGGGGGCCCTTCCTTACACCCGACGTAGCTGTCGTGGGTGGGGGGCCGATCGGGCTGGCGATCGCCTGGCGCTGTGCGGCGCGCGGGTTGCGGGTGGTGGTGCACGATCCCGCGCCCGGCTCGGGTGCCTCGCACGTCGCCGCCGGGATGCTCGCGCCGGTGGCCGAGGCGTACTTCGGCGAGCAGGAACTGACCGCCCTGCTCACCGAGTCGGCCGCCCGCTGGCCGGCGTTCGCCGCCGAGCTGACCGAGGCGACCGGCGCCGACATCGGCTACCGCACCGAGGGCACGCTGATGGTCGGGCTCACCGCCGACGACCTCGCCGAGGCGCGTCGCCTCTGGGCGTACCAGCAGGGACTGGGGTTGCCGGTGACGCCGCTGCGCCCCTCGCAGCTGCGCGACCGCGAGCCGGCGCTGGCGGTCCGGGTCCGTGGTGGGGCGCTCGCCGCCACCGACCACCAGGTCGACCCGCGCCGCCTGGTGCCGGCACTGCGACTCGCCGCCGAGCGGGCCGGTGCGACGGTGGTCCCGGAGCCGGTGCGGACACCGGCCGACGTCCGCGCCCGGGTGACCGTGATCGCCGCCGGCTGCGGCGCGGCCGCCCTCACCGGGTTGCCGGTCCGCCCGGTGAAGGGCCAGGTGCTGCGGCTGCGCGCGCCCGACGGCGGTCCGCCGGGCTTCCGGCACGTCATCCGGGGGTACGCCGACGGCGAGCACGTCTATCTGGTGCCCCGCGACGACGGTGAGGTGGTCGTCGGGGCGACCGTCGAGGAGCGCTCCGATCTGGCGGTCGGTGCCGGCGCGGTGCTGCGACTGCTGCGTGCCGCGACCGATCTGTTGCCGGAACTGGCCGAGTACGACCTGGTGGAGGCGATCGCCGGGCTGCGCCCCGGCACCCCGGACAACGCCCCGATCCTGGGTCCGTTGCCGGGCCGGCCGGACGTGCTGGTCGCCACCGGTCACCACCGGCACGGCATCGTGCTCACCCCGGTGACCGCCGACCTGATCACCGACCTGGTGACCGGGGCGACCGTCGACACCATCGGCCGCCCGTTCCGCCCCGAGCGCTTCGCCGCCGACGCCGGACCGGGTGACCGGTTCGGCGCGTTCGTCGCCGACGCCGGACCGGGCGAGGGCTTCGGCACGTCCGCTGCCCACGTCGGACCGGGGGACGGCCTCGGCGCGTCCGGCGACGCCATCCGACCTGCGCAGTGA
- a CDS encoding thiamine phosphate synthase, whose amino-acid sequence MPSLGRLHLITDTRPGRDPLAVLRAVLPVARTELLVQVRVEDSATDREAYDLTRRVLALCAPYAVDCLVNDRLHVALATGAAGGHVGADDLPVAAARQVLGPAAVLGATAREPASATEAVGAGASYLGVGPCRATTTKDGLPPAIGVSGLRAVAEAVTVPVFAIGGVTVADVPALRAAGAYGVAVVGVLSAAADPARVAAELIGALTC is encoded by the coding sequence GTGCCGTCCCTGGGACGACTGCATCTGATCACCGACACCCGGCCCGGGCGGGATCCGCTCGCCGTGCTCCGGGCCGTACTGCCGGTGGCCCGTACCGAACTCCTGGTGCAGGTCCGGGTCGAGGACTCCGCGACCGACCGCGAGGCGTACGACCTGACCCGACGGGTCCTCGCCCTCTGCGCGCCGTACGCGGTCGACTGCCTGGTCAACGACCGGCTGCACGTGGCGTTGGCCACCGGCGCGGCCGGTGGTCACGTCGGCGCGGACGACCTGCCGGTCGCGGCGGCGCGGCAGGTGCTCGGCCCGGCCGCCGTGCTGGGGGCCACCGCCCGCGAACCGGCCTCGGCCACCGAGGCGGTCGGTGCCGGCGCGAGCTATCTGGGCGTCGGTCCGTGCCGGGCCACCACCACCAAGGACGGGTTGCCGCCGGCGATCGGCGTCTCCGGGCTGCGGGCCGTGGCCGAGGCGGTCACCGTGCCGGTGTTCGCCATCGGCGGGGTGACGGTGGCGGACGTGCCCGCGCTGCGCGCCGCCGGGGCGTACGGGGTGGCGGTGGTCGGTGTGCTCTCGGCCGCCGCCGATCCGGCTCGCGTCGCGGCGGAGCTGATCGGAGCGTTGACGTGTTAG